Proteins encoded by one window of Terriglobales bacterium:
- the purN gene encoding phosphoribosylglycinamide formyltransferase, translating into MKHLGILLSGRGSNFAAIARSCQEGRIPARIALVISNRAEAPGVEHARQLGLNALVIPSKGKQREEHDAEVVAALKDAQVDLVCLAGYMRLLSPLFIRAFPQRILNIHPSLLPAFPGLDAQKQAFEHGVKISGCTVHFVDEFLDHGAIIVQHAVPVLENDDEHTLAARILEQEHLSYTEAINIVLSGNYEVVGRRVVVTTGAGV; encoded by the coding sequence ATGAAGCATCTGGGCATCCTTCTCTCCGGACGCGGCTCCAACTTCGCGGCTATCGCGCGCTCTTGCCAGGAAGGGCGCATTCCCGCCCGCATCGCACTCGTGATCTCCAACCGCGCCGAGGCGCCGGGAGTCGAGCATGCCCGTCAATTGGGATTAAATGCCCTGGTGATTCCTTCCAAGGGCAAACAACGCGAAGAACACGATGCCGAGGTCGTAGCCGCGCTCAAGGACGCCCAGGTTGACCTGGTCTGCCTGGCCGGCTACATGCGTCTGCTCTCGCCGCTGTTCATCCGAGCCTTTCCGCAGCGAATCTTGAACATCCATCCTTCCTTGCTGCCGGCATTTCCCGGACTCGATGCCCAGAAGCAGGCCTTCGAGCACGGCGTGAAGATCTCGGGGTGCACTGTGCATTTTGTCGACGAGTTTCTCGATCACGGCGCCATCATCGTGCAGCATGCCGTCCCCGTTCTCGAAAACGACGACGAACACACTCTGGCAGCACGCATCCTCGAGCAGGAACACCTCTCCTACACCGAGGCGATCAACATCGTCCTGTCAGGAAATTACGAGGTAGTGGGCCGCCGGGTGGTCGTGACGACCGGAGCAGGTGTCTAG
- a CDS encoding PEP-CTERM sorting domain-containing protein, with the protein MKKLLAVCLLMLLAGALGPSALANLIGTTPANPGDTVFPGDATGDVPGTLLASLSAPFVSSLGTDSGTVVSAVYQESGGTLDFYYQVTNNVTAPNCGLPGQQPCDPLARVTATNFFGFTTALGFRSDGGTLGGASPFVDGVVTPFTGDRNSVGDVVGFSFTPPDSSKIQPGETSLVLVISTNATNFKPGNVSVIDGGVTTVASFEPAAPVPEPTSLALLGSGLVGAFGAIRKKLRK; encoded by the coding sequence ATGAAAAAGCTATTGGCAGTATGCCTGTTGATGTTGCTGGCAGGGGCGCTGGGTCCAAGCGCTCTAGCGAATCTGATCGGAACGACACCGGCAAACCCTGGTGATACGGTCTTTCCAGGAGATGCGACCGGTGATGTTCCCGGAACGCTGCTGGCCAGCCTGTCCGCTCCGTTTGTCTCCTCACTCGGCACCGATTCCGGAACTGTAGTTTCGGCCGTTTACCAGGAGTCGGGTGGAACTCTGGATTTCTATTACCAGGTCACGAATAACGTGACTGCTCCCAATTGCGGCTTGCCTGGGCAACAGCCCTGCGATCCTCTGGCACGTGTGACGGCCACGAATTTCTTTGGGTTTACGACTGCGTTGGGCTTTCGTAGCGATGGCGGAACCCTTGGAGGAGCATCACCATTTGTTGATGGTGTCGTTACTCCATTCACTGGTGATCGCAACAGCGTTGGAGACGTGGTTGGATTCAGTTTCACCCCACCAGATTCCTCTAAGATTCAGCCGGGAGAAACTTCTCTTGTGCTGGTCATCAGCACCAATGCCACGAATTTCAAGCCGGGTAATGTCTCTGTGATTGATGGCGGAGTGACGACCGTCGCCTCATTCGAACCGGCAGCCCCAGTTCCAGAACCCACCAGCCTGGCCCTGCTGGGGAGCGGCCTCGTCGGAGCGTTCGGCGCGATTCGCAAAAAGCTGCGCAAGTAA
- a CDS encoding IS110 family transposase encodes MLIIGCDYHPGFQQIAYVDSETGEIAERRLTHREEAEQFYGTLKERSLRVRVGMEASGHAGWFERLLRELQFELWIGDAAEVRSKRVRKQKTDRQDAQLLLRLMVEDRFPRIWVADAENRDLRQLLWHRHRLVQMRTRVMNQLHVVALNEGLRRKKALWRPAGRNELESLVLAPWASRRRQDLLDLFDQLRPKIQELTQALEEEVEKRPVTRRLMTHPGVGPLTALAFELVIGNPERFHGGKQIASYVGLVPSEESSGDRRRLGHISKQGNALLRYLLVEAAQVTVRSQPQWRSKFFHLAMRRGRKIAKVAMARKLAVHLYWMWRQGCDYGQMHKLGSHAGEPGNRYGVE; translated from the coding sequence ATGCTGATTATAGGTTGTGACTATCATCCGGGCTTCCAGCAAATTGCCTATGTAGACAGCGAGACAGGGGAGATCGCCGAACGGCGGCTAACCCACCGGGAAGAAGCCGAGCAGTTTTACGGCACGCTTAAAGAGCGAAGTTTGCGTGTGCGGGTGGGCATGGAAGCTAGCGGGCACGCAGGCTGGTTTGAGCGTTTGCTGCGCGAGTTGCAGTTCGAGTTGTGGATCGGGGACGCAGCGGAAGTTCGCAGCAAACGGGTGCGCAAGCAGAAAACCGATCGGCAGGACGCACAGCTGTTGCTGAGACTGATGGTGGAAGACCGCTTCCCGCGGATCTGGGTCGCAGATGCAGAGAATCGTGATCTGCGACAACTGCTGTGGCATCGACACCGACTGGTGCAGATGCGCACCCGGGTGATGAATCAGCTGCATGTGGTAGCGCTTAACGAAGGCCTGCGGCGTAAGAAGGCACTGTGGCGGCCAGCCGGTCGCAACGAACTGGAATCGTTGGTACTGGCTCCCTGGGCCAGCCGACGGCGGCAAGACCTGCTCGACTTGTTCGACCAACTCAGGCCGAAGATCCAGGAGTTGACACAAGCACTGGAAGAGGAAGTGGAGAAGCGTCCGGTGACGCGGCGGCTGATGACCCATCCTGGAGTCGGTCCACTGACGGCACTAGCCTTCGAGTTGGTGATCGGAAATCCGGAACGCTTTCACGGCGGGAAGCAGATCGCCAGCTATGTCGGGCTGGTTCCCTCGGAGGAGTCCAGCGGCGATCGGCGCCGCCTGGGGCATATCAGCAAGCAAGGCAATGCACTGCTTCGCTATCTGCTGGTGGAAGCGGCGCAGGTCACGGTGCGCAGCCAACCGCAGTGGCGCAGCAAGTTTTTCCATCTCGCCATGCGGCGCGGACGGAAGATCGCCAAAGTAGCGATGGCGCGGAAGCTGGCGGTACATCTGTACTGGATGTGGCGCCAGGGCTGCGACTACGGCCAGATGCACAAGCTCGGTTCGCACGCGGGAGAGCCCGGAAATCGCTATGGTGTCGAGTAA
- a CDS encoding PEP-CTERM sorting domain-containing protein, translated as MSVFERRRRSALLIVIGLALVTALPALATTVGTFNIAGTVTFTQNTITWTSDLSPFPPDKATVGPGPTGIYSALGGTTVTIDDLNRATEPVGVAFPTRPFISFDAAPALSPLLISFIFPGIYDPAGCAASPPAVGQTCTPSLPGAASPFSFLNTPPPNAPGSSATWVFQGVSADGTETWNGVFTSQFTLPFQTVLAAFAPGGPGSVTNTYSATITVSSTTTPPVPEPSSMLLLGSGLLGVAGMIRRKLKL; from the coding sequence ATGAGTGTTTTCGAAAGGCGACGTCGATCGGCTTTGCTGATCGTAATTGGGCTGGCTTTAGTGACAGCGCTGCCTGCTCTTGCTACCACAGTGGGCACGTTCAACATCGCTGGAACCGTAACCTTCACGCAAAATACCATCACCTGGACAAGCGACCTGTCGCCGTTCCCCCCAGACAAAGCCACCGTAGGACCTGGCCCGACGGGAATCTACTCGGCACTGGGAGGCACAACCGTAACAATCGATGACCTGAACCGTGCCACAGAGCCCGTAGGAGTGGCGTTCCCGACGCGGCCCTTTATCAGCTTCGACGCTGCTCCTGCTTTGTCGCCTCTGCTCATCAGCTTTATCTTCCCCGGGATCTACGACCCTGCAGGATGCGCCGCCAGTCCGCCCGCTGTCGGACAGACTTGTACCCCGAGCTTGCCGGGTGCTGCCTCGCCCTTCAGTTTCCTAAACACACCACCACCGAATGCACCAGGCTCCTCCGCGACATGGGTATTTCAGGGAGTTTCGGCAGATGGTACCGAGACTTGGAACGGAGTCTTCACTTCGCAGTTCACGCTTCCCTTCCAGACGGTATTAGCGGCGTTTGCTCCGGGCGGTCCGGGCTCGGTGACCAATACGTATTCCGCGACGATTACGGTATCTTCGACTACAACGCCACCTGTTCCCGAACCCTCCAGCATGCTTCTGCTGGGCAGCGGCTTGCTTGGGGTAGCGGGGATGATTCGCCGCAAGCTGAAACTGTAG